TTCTAGACGGGTTGACAACCACTCACCAAAAATTTCGGCATCATCGCTCTTCAGAGAGATATCGACCTTTTTGGTTTTGCGATCCATGGAAAAGGCAACTGAACCGTCCTTGGTTCTCCAGAACTTTGTTGGTTGCCGCTTTTTATCCTTAACCGTATTATGCTCAGTTATTCGCTTTGAGCGGGATTTGATGGAATTGAGAATCATCAAAAAACGATCATCGGATGACGCTGAGTAGAACTCGTCTTGGTGTGTCGTCGTGTCAACATTAGTTGCAGTTCCATCTTTGAATGCGACTGAAAGATCATACCAACGATCTCGACCAATACCTTTAGATGGTCCTATTTTTAAAATGAGATCAGATGGCACATAGTTGGTCACTGACTGCATTTTTGAGAGAACAGTCTTATTGACACCTAGTGCAGACATTACCGTTTCGTTGTCGAACTGCTCTGCAAGCTTTTTGGCAAACAGTGCACGTTCAATAAAACTGAGATCAGCACGAGCGGTGTTTTCCTGGCCTTGTGCAATAGCATGGTCTCGATCAGAGAGTTGTTTCACAGTGGCCTTGACCGTGATATTCAAAGCCTTTGCAGCTTTCGCTCTGCGATGACCGAAAACAATCTGGTATTTGCCTGCAGCCGTTGGACTAGGACGAACTAATATAGGCGTATCCTGACCACGTTCATGCATTGCTGTAATAAGTTCTTGAAGGCTTGTATCGTCATCATCTTCTAAGCGATCAACGACAAACGAAGTCTCCAAATCGTTCGGATCTAGCTCAATGATGTGCGTGCCGTTTTGAAGCTGTTTTTCAATTTCTTCAGCAGCGGCGACTTTAGATGCCATTTCATCGGCGGCACGCGACATCATTCCAAAAGCACCACGGCGACCCGATGGCTCTACTGTTGGGGTGGGGGCAGGTGTTTTGGGTTCGGAGTTTACCGCCGTAAACTCTGCAGCCGTGAAGTTATCTAGCAATCCGGACATGATGCCTTTACGTGCCATTAGATTGCCCTCCCCCAAGCTTTGTGGACGAGATTAACGACCTCACCGTTTACACCATGCAAGCTTTCTACAGCGCGGTCATATGTCGAACGCGTGAACTGCGACCGCTCGACTTCGTATAGCGTCTGTTTCGTGATGCCCGCGTCTGAAATCGCAGTTGATTTTAACATCTCGTTTTTCAAAACAAAACCGCCAAACAATGAACGCATGAAGTGTACCATTTGACTTTGTGGGATATCACCAGGCTCGTATCGAGTGATGAGATATCGCATCCAATCAAGAGACATGTTGCCGCCGCCGCGTTTGATCGGGTCCAAGATTTCGCCAAGCATGAGTAGAAATTGACACATCGACATAACGTCCAGCATCTGAGGGTGCACGGTTACTAAAACGGCAGTCGCCGAAGACAACGCAGTAAGCGTCAGATATCCCAGCTGCGGAGGGCAATCAAGAACGACCACATCATATTGATCCTCGACTTCAGACAGAGCGGCGTCGAGGCGAGTGAAGAATGTACGCCCCATATCTCGGGTGCCCTTCTCGCTCAGGATCAACGGTGTATCGTATTCGAATTCCTGCAGATCAAGATTGGCAGGTACGATATCGAGACCGGGAAAATTCGTTTTCCGGA
This DNA window, taken from Brucella pseudogrignonensis, encodes the following:
- the repB gene encoding plasmid partitioning protein RepB codes for the protein MARKGIMSGLLDNFTAAEFTAVNSEPKTPAPTPTVEPSGRRGAFGMMSRAADEMASKVAAAEEIEKQLQNGTHIIELDPNDLETSFVVDRLEDDDDTSLQELITAMHERGQDTPILVRPSPTAAGKYQIVFGHRRAKAAKALNITVKATVKQLSDRDHAIAQGQENTARADLSFIERALFAKKLAEQFDNETVMSALGVNKTVLSKMQSVTNYVPSDLILKIGPSKGIGRDRWYDLSVAFKDGTATNVDTTTHQDEFYSASSDDRFLMILNSIKSRSKRITEHNTVKDKKRQPTKFWRTKDGSVAFSMDRKTKKVDISLKSDDAEIFGEWLSTRLEGLYEEFRLSEPDIGD
- the repA gene encoding plasmid partitioning protein RepA, which gives rise to MNIAFDADKPLSDFDQLILKQGSALSGRLEKHRQENFPPDAVKTLRSFQLAEAAEYIGVSQGHLKNLSLNGKGPQPAVTATGRRSYTAEQMLEMRQYLDANGRSDSRMYVPHRKNDEHLQIIGVVNFKGGSGKTTTTAHLAQHLALTGHRVLAIDLDPQASLTALHGIQPELDKLPSLYEAIRYDDDRKPLSVLIRKTNFPGLDIVPANLDLQEFEYDTPLILSEKGTRDMGRTFFTRLDAALSEVEDQYDVVVLDCPPQLGYLTLTALSSATAVLVTVHPQMLDVMSMCQFLLMLGEILDPIKRGGGNMSLDWMRYLITRYEPGDIPQSQMVHFMRSLFGGFVLKNEMLKSTAISDAGITKQTLYEVERSQFTRSTYDRAVESLHGVNGEVVNLVHKAWGRAI